Proteins encoded by one window of Aphis gossypii isolate Hap1 chromosome X, ASM2018417v2, whole genome shotgun sequence:
- the LOC114123257 gene encoding uncharacterized protein LOC114123257, with amino-acid sequence MIKQIFLFVFGLTIVVAQRRLALPDPRSCSSRIRHASYRDARGVTHSYFFSWEHAPTKSLEVDWLDARNICRRHCMDAVSLETPQENEFVKQRISRGNIRYIWTSGRKCNFNGCDRPDLVPANVNGWFWSGSGAKIGPTTQRNSGDWSHTGGFGQAQPDNREAPQGNDESCLAVLNNFYQDGVKWHDVACHHLKPFVCEDSDELLNFVRSRNQGIRL; translated from the exons atgataaaacaaatattcttatttgtttttggaTTGACAATCGTTGTAGCACAGAGGAGATTAGCATTGCCAGATCCACGAAGTTGTTCTAGTA gaatTCGTCATGCTTCATATCGAGATGCCCGCGGTGTTACGCATTCCTATTTTTTCAGTTGGGAACATGCCCCCACTAAAAGCTTAGAAGTAGATTGGCTTGATGCCAGAAACATTTGTCGTAGACATTGTATGGATGCAGTAAGTTTAGAAACACCACAAGAGAACGAGTTCGTTAAGCAAAGAATATCTAGAG GAAATATAAGATACATTTGGACATCTGGACGAAAATGTAACTTTAATGGATGTGACCGTCCTGATTTAGTACCTGCTAATGTAAACGGTTGGTTTTGGTCTGGTTCTGGAGCAAAAATTGGTCCAACCACTCAACGTAACTCTGGTGACTGGAGTCACACAGGAGGGTTTGGACAAGCACAACCAGACAACAGAGAAGCACCACAA GGCAATGATGAATCATGTTTAGctgtattgaataatttttaccaaGATGGAGTGAAGTGGCATGATGTCGCGTGTCACcatttaaaaccatttgtGTGCGAAGACAGTGATGAACTTTTAAACTTTGTACGTTCCCGTAATCAAGGAATTCGCCTATaa
- the LOC114123242 gene encoding piggyBac transposable element-derived protein 4-like gives MDEIERRRIECLLESTEEDDLLGGFSSDDNDENTPTYEPHDQNTDTEQSMSSTSSIGNISNESDSEYSYHESDDDLPISMRRKFFIGKDWTKWNRKPNVRVRIANSNKVTEKSGVKLLAKSAKTILECWMLFFSNEMLEHIVKMTNIYIDKVRPNYNRERDASETCVREIKALLGILYTIGAIKCNHRSTEDLWKIDGCGVDILACVMSEHRFRFLLRCIRFDDIRGRDVRKKIDNMTHIRHIFDLFVNNCKNTYTVSEYCTIDEKLQSFRGHCSFRVYMPNKPAKYGLKMFALVDSINYYTLNIELYAGKQPDGPFLVDNAASCVVKRLANPILNTGRNITFDNWFTSFPLADYLLKNKTTIVGTVRKNKREIPPEFLISKGRDLYSSYFGFSKNKSIVSYKAKSNKIVLIASTMHNDKAIDINTGEKLKPEMITFYNSTKSGVDTMDWMTENYSVARHSARWPLTVFYSLLNIGGLNSMIVYQENTQVKKTRLEFLKSLGRQLMENQLKYRMTISSLPRPLKTRLQNYVTVEREVLPQKLRSSNRCAFCERAKDKKTTKVCTNCIKPICRDHLIEICPDCFTL, from the exons atggaCGAAATTGAGAGACGGCGGATTGAGTGTCTATTAGAAAGCACAGAAGAAGACGATTTATTAGGAGGCTTTTCAAGTGATGATAATGATGAAAATACACCAACATATGAACCTCATGACCAAAATACGGATACAGAACAGTCAATGTCTAGTACAAGTTCTATCGGAAATATTTCTAATGAATCAGATTCTGAATATTCGTACCATGAATCTGACGATGATTTACCTATATCTATGAGAcgcaaattttttattggaaaaGACTGGACAAAATGGAATAGAAAACCAAATGTTCGTGTAAGAATCGCGAATTCTAATAAAGTTACAGAAAAATCAGGAGTTAAGCTTTTAGCTAAAAgtgcaaaaacaattttggagTGTtggatgttatttttttcaaatgaaatgtTGGAGCATATAGTAAAAATgacgaatatatatattgataaagtTCGACCTAATTACAATCGAGAAAGAGATGCTTCGGAAACATGTGTTCGCGAAATCAAAGCACTTTTGgggatattatatacaattg gagcaataaaatgtaatcacaGATCCACTGAGGATCTTTGGAAAATAGATGGGTGTGGAGTAGACATTTTAGCATGTGTTATGTCGGAGCATAGATTCCGTTTTTTACTTCGTTGTATACGATTTGATGATATCCGAGGAAGAGacgtaagaaaaaaaattgataatatgacTCATATTCgacatatatttgatttatttgtaaataattgtaaaaatacatatactgTTTCCGAATACTGCACGATTGACGAAAAATTACAATCATTCAGAGGTCATTGTTCTTTTAGAGTATACATGCCAAATAAGCCCGCAAAATATGGactaaaaatgtttgcattagtggatagtattaattattacacactCAATATCGAACTTTATGCTGGTAAACAACCAGATGGTCCATTTTTAGTTGATAATGCTGCATCTTGCGTTGTAAAACGATTAGCAAACCCAATTTTGAATACTGGTagaaatattacatttgaCAATTGGTTTACTAGTTTTCCATTGGCAGACTatttactcaaaaataaaacaactatagTAGGCACagttcgaaaaaataaaagagaaaTCCCTCCCGAATTTCTCATTTCAAAAGGTCGTGACTTATACTCatcatattttggtttttccaaaaataaatcaatcgtATCGTATAAagctaaatcaaataaaatagttttgataGCTTCGACAATGCACAATGATAAggctatagatataaatactggAGAAAAATTAAAGCCGGAaatgattacattttacaattcgACCAAAAGTGGTGTAGATACTATGGATTGGATGACCGAAAACTACAGCGTGGCAAGACATAGTGCTCGTTGGCCTCTTACAGTATTTTATTCTCTACTCAATATCGGAGGACTAAATTCAATGATTGTGTACCAAGAAAATACGCAAGTAAAGAAGACACGTTTAGAATTTTTGAAATCATTGGGTAGGCAACTTATGGAGAATCAACTAAAGTACAGAATGACAATTAGCAGTCTGCCCAGACCACTAAAAACAAGACTTCAAAATTACGTTACg GTTGAAAGAGAAGTGCTCCCTCAAAAGTTGAGAAGTTCGAACCGATGTGCTTTTTGTGAAAGAGCGAAAGACAAAAAAACCACTAAAGTGTGCACCAATTGCATAAAGCCTATATGTAGAGATCACTTAATAGAAATTTGCCCAgattgttttacattataa